The Arthrobacter sp. D5-1 genome segment GTAGGCCGTGTACCAAGCGGGAGCTTCCAGAATGTTGCGGCGGATCACCGGGGGCGTCACGGTGTCGTAGTAGCCCTGGCCGATCATCTGGACAGCGGTTTTGTTCTTGGAAGCCAGTTTGCGCAACTCGGCGAGGACCTGGACTTCAGTGAGGGCGTCCTGCAACTTCAGGGCGGTGTCCTGCCGGATGGAATCGGGGACCGCGACGTCTACCAGGCCGTCGACAGAGTCGTAGCCGATGGCCTTGAGCATGGTGTCAACGTCGGCTTGGCGGCGGGCGCCGATGTGCCGGTCCGCGAAGGCGGTGGGGGTTGATTGAACAGTCAAGAGGAACTCCATGATTCAGGCGCCCAATGAGCGCCACGATGATGTGGGGTTCCTCCCCGCTCTGTATTGGACCTGAGAGATTCCGCAGGAATGGTTGCCTGCTTGCACCGTCGGTGAGCCCGGTTGCCCGGACTGCTTTCCAGAGTTGCCTAACCGCGGCGGTACATGGGCCTGAGAGATTCCTGGGGAGGATTTGCTCCTACGGCGCCTGACTGGATGTACCGGCAGGACTCTCCCGCCGCAGATCAAAAGCGTTGCGCCACCATGAGTGACACGCTTCACACCATAGCGGGTTGTTTTGAAAAAGTGCAAGCAAGGTGTGGTTACTGATGCATCGAGTTCGACCCCCGCGGAATGTTCCTCAACGACCACACCAGGTCCCTGCTCGCCTGACAGGGAGTCATGGGTGTGCCGGGATGTGGGAGAAAGCAACGCTCTCTCACATCCCGAGCCCTTCCCACCAACGCTCTCTCACATCCCCGCTTACACCGGCTGGAAACCCCGGAGTGGTATTTTGATCTCTGCTGGAGGCAGACACTGCACCTATTCGGAGGATCATCCATGTTCAAGGGTTTCAAGGACTTCATACTTCGCGGCAACGTGATCGAGTTGGCCATTGCCGTAGTCATCGGCAGTGCGTTCACAGCCCTCGTTGCGGCCTTCACCACCAACATTATTAACCCCGTGATCGCCGCCGCAGGCGGAGTGAACGCTGATGGTCTCGGCTTCAGGATCTGGCAGGACAACCCCGCCACCTTCATCAACATCGGTGCCGTGCTGACGGCTCTCGTGACCTTTGTGATCACCGCTGCCGTGGTCTACTTCATCTTTGTGGCACCCATGAACAAGATCAATTCCCTGGTCAAGGACCGCCTCTCCACCGAGGAGCCCGAGGAAGAGCCGCTTCCGGCAGATACTGCCCTTCTGGCCGAAATCCGCGACCTCCTGAAGGACGCTGCTGCCGCCCGCAGCACTGCCCGGACCTCTGGCCTTGGGTCGGACCTGGACTCCGAACTCGATTCCGACCGAACCCGCTAGGATCGCCGGCTCCCTGCGGGCATCAGTTCCCAGTTGCTTCACCGAACCCGGTGTTCTCTCCGCGAGGGCGCCGGGTTCTTGCACGTTCACCGGCCCGTCCACAGAACGTGACGCGCTGGCAACCGGCGCGAAACGGGGGGAGGGCAGCATGGGAACATGAAGCCCAACCCGAGCACTTCCGTCACCGCGGATCTTCTGTGTGATGTCTGCGGACAATTGCCTGAACCTCACAAGGCCCGGCTCACCCTCGCCAACATCGCGGTGATGCTTCCTATCGAACTGTTGGTTCATGCGGCCGTGGTGGGAACCACCCTCCCCTACGTGGCCAAGGTGCTGCTGCTTGCAGTGACCGCCACCGTTTTGGTGATCTGGGTGGCCGAACCTTCAGCTGCCAAGGTCCTCCGGGGCTGGCTGCACGCGCCGGCCCTCCGCCAACGGCACAGACTACATCTGGCACCGGCCTTGTGGCGGGCCCGGACAGTGCTGCTGGACCAGCCGGGTTCACTGCAGACGGTCACACAGTCCTTGTCCAAGTTGGGCACGAACATCCTCAGCCTTCACGTCCACCCGGTGATGAGAGCCGGGTCCCTCGCCCCGGGACACATCGGAACTGTCATGGACGAGTTTGTTCTCTCCGCCCCGGGGGACGTCACCGAGCAGGAACTGTTGAAAGCCCTGGCCGACGGCGGCGGGTGTGGGTCCCTTGTTTGGCCCACCACCGCTTTGGCCATGGCAGATGGCCAGACCAAAGCACTGACCCTGGCGACCCGGATTGCCGGAAACCCGAAGGAACTTCCGCACGCAGTGGCCGAGCTGCTTTCCGCCAAAGTCGTCCCGAGCGATCCGGAGCATCCGGCGCCCGAGACGAGCGCCGGCGTCGGGCCTTCACCGGACGTCCTCAAGATCCCCACGGCCTGGAATGGCCCGCTGGTCTTTTCCCGACCCGGCGAACCCTTCACGCCGGCCGAGTCCGCGCGGGCGCATAGGCTGGCTGAGCTCGCGGAGATCCTGGCGCACAGCCCGGCGGCCCCGGAGAGAGCGCGCTGCTGAACCCCACAGCGTTCAGTCCTGGTCGATCTTCTCGAGGAGCTTCCCCAGGGCATCCCGGATGTCGTCGTAGTCGTACTGGCCGGCCCTACTCTCGGCGGCGATCACACCACAGCGGTGGATCTTCGTGAAATCACCGATGGGGAACTTGTAGTGGCCCTTTTGGTCATCCGGGTGGTCGTCGTCCACCCCGAGGAACCACTTGGAGTATTCGGCGTGCCCGTGCTTGTCCAGGAAGGCATTTTCGTCCTTGGTGGAGGGCGCGTGCTCACTCCAGTCGTCTCGGGTGTCCTTGACCACCTTGCCGTCCGTGACCAGGCGCTTCGCATGGTCAAAGGCCTTTTTGTTGAGTTTCACTGTCATGGCGCACCTCGCTGGGGTTGGTGGCTTGGGCTGAATCCGGAAGCTCGTGCAGCCCAGCATAGGACGCCGGCGGACGGGTGGAAAGGCCGTTGGGTCGGAGGGCCGGAATGGCAGCCCCGGCGCTCAGGCTCAGCTACCGCGCCCAGCCATAGCGGTCAGTCCACCAGCCGGATCCTGAGACCGGTTCCCCGCTCTTTCTCCACCAACCTCCGCTCTATGGGCCCGCTTTGGGCAAGCCAGAGGACTTTGCCGTCATAGGTGACGGACTCCACGCAGCCTTGGTCCACTACCTCGTTGTACCGCCAGACCTCCACCGTCTGGCCCACGAGGACCCGCCAACTGGTCACGGCCCTGCCTTCGATGTGGCTGAAAGGCGTCCCGGTCGACGATTTTTTGTTGCTGTCCTTCACGTCAATGACTCCTAGCGGTGCTTGACAAACTGTCTGTAAAGACTTGTGCCGCCACGGGCCAGTACATGACGCGGTTCGCGGGTTTTTCCTAGAGTCCCTTCACCGCGCCCAGGACCTTGGTCAGTGAATCCTTGGCATCTCCGAACAACAAGGTGGTTTGGGGTTCGTAGAGGAGTTCGTTTTCGATACCGGCAAATCCCGGACGCATGGAACGTTTGAGGAATACCACCTGCCGGGCGTCGGCAACTTCAAGGATGGGCATTCCGTAGATCGGTGAGCCGGAGGTGGTCTTCGCGGCAGGGTTGACGACGTCGTTGGCGCCCACCACCAAAGCAACATCGGCGGTCTTGAATTCGGAGTTGATATCGCCCATTTCCTTCAACGATTCGTAGGGCACGTTGGCCTCAGCCAGCAGCACGTTCATGTGTCCGGGCATACGTCCTGCCACGGGATGGATGGCGAAATCCACGTCGATTCCGCGGGCTTCCAACGCCAGGGCGAGCTCGGCCGCGGTGTGCTGTCCTTGTGCGACCGCAAGCCCGTATCCCGGCACAATGATGACCCGCTGGGCATAGCCGAGCAGCACTGCAACGTCCTCTGCGCTGGAGGACCGCACTGGCCGCTCGCTCACAGCGGTGGATCCTGCCGTCGAGCCACCTTTGAAGGCGCCGAACATGATGCCGGCGACACTCCGGCCCATCGCCGCCGCCATGGCCCGGGTCAGGATGATGCCCGAGGCTCCCACCAACGTTCCGGCGACCAGCAAAAGAACATTGCCCAGCACCAGCCCCGATGCCGCGACAGCCAAGCCGGTGAAGGCATTCAGGAGCGAGATGACGATCGGAACATCCGCGCCACCCACCGGAAGAACCAAGAGGATGCCGGTAATAAGACCCAGGACCAACAGCACCAGCGCCAGCGCGAGCGAGCCGTTCAGGATCACCACTACACCGGCGCCCACCGCAGCCAGTAGAACCACTGCCATCAGTGCGGGCAGGCCCGGGAATGTGACGGGGCGGGTGGTCATGAGCCCTTGGAGCTTGGCGAACGTGACACCGGAACCGGCGAAGGACACCGCACCGACCAGCAGCGTAAAGACGATGGCCAGGCGAACCCAGGGATCGTCTGAGTGGGAGAGTTCCAGCATGGCAACAAGCGCAGCAGCACCACCACCAACACCGTTGAAGAGGGCCACGAGCTGTGGCATTTGCGTCATCTGCACGCGGCGGGCCACCGGCGCCGCCACACCTGAACCCACCGCAATGGCACCGAGGATCCAGGGAACGTTGTCCAACTTCACGGAGACAAAAACCGTGACCACGGCCAACAGGGCGCCCAAGGCACCGATCAGGTTGCCGCGACGGGCCGTTTTCGGTGAGTTCAGCCCCTTCAGCGCGAGGATGAAGCACGCCGCCGCAGCCAGATAGAGGAGCGCCGTCCACGTGGGATTGAGCAGCGTCACTGTTGGCGCTCCTTCGTCACGGCTTCGGCGGAGCCCGGACCAGCCGGCTCAACTTTCGACGGCGGCCGTTGCCTTCCGCGGAACATCTCCAGCATGCGGTCGGTCACCACGAATCCGCCCACCAGGTTGGCCGTGGCAAGGACGACAGCCAACAAGGCTACTGCCAGCACCCACGGGTCAGCAGCCTGTCCGGCAACGATGATGGCTCCCACCAGGATGATGCCGTGGATGGCGTTCGCGCCGGACATGAGCGGCGTGTGCAGGGTGCTGGAAACCTTGGAAACAACCTCGAAGCCCACGAACACGGCCAGCACGGTGATCGTCAGCAGGCTCATGCCATCCATCAGCGCACTCCTTCAGTTCCGGGACGGGTTGTGCCAACGGGTGCTGTTTCGCCTGCGAGCGCCGTGAGTGCCTCCGCGGTGGGTGCGTGCCTGACTTCGCCGAGGTGGGTGAGGCAGGTGCCCGCCACTACTTCGTCGTCGAAGTCCGGGGAGACCGTCCCGTCTTTGGTCATGAGCGCCAGCAGATTGGCCACGTTCTTGGCGTAGAGGCGGGAGGCGTCTGCGGGCATCGCGGAGGCTGGGTCCTTGATTCCCACCAGTGTCACGAGCCCTTGGCCGTCAGCGGTGGGCACGGGGATGTCCTGCCCTGGGATGCTTCCCTCAACATTCCCCCCGGACTCGGCCGCCAGGTCCACTACCACGGAGCCGGGGCGCATACCCTGCACCATCTCGCGGCTCACCAGGAGCGGCGCCCTTCTGCCGGGAACAGCGGCGGTGGTAATCAATACATCGGCTTGGGCAACGTGCGGTGCCAGGAGTGCCCGCTGCAACGCGCCGCGGTCTGCGCTGAGTTCGCGGGCGTATCCACCGGATGCCTCGGCGGTTTCCAGGTCCAGTTTGATGAACGTGCCGCCCATGGACGCTACTTCGTCCGCCGAAGCCGGGCGGATGTCGTTGGCGGAAACCCTGGCCCCGAGCCGCTTGGCTGTGCCGATCGCCTGCAGTCCGGCAACACCTGCACCCAACACCAGCACCTTGGCGGGCGGGATGGTCCCGGCCGCCGTCATGTACAGCGGGAAGAACCGGGGCAAACGCATGGCCGCCTCGAGGACGCAGCGGTAGCCGGCCACCAGGGCCTGCGAAGTGAGCGCATCCATGGATTGGGCGCGGGAAATACGGGGAACCAGCTCGAGGGCAAAGGACGTGATTCCACCTGCGGCGAGCGCCCGCACCGTAGGCAACTCCGAGGACGGCGACCCCAACCCGACGGTGACCGAACCCCGGCGGAGGGCTCCCGCCGTCGACGGTTCCATGGGACGTACGTGGCAATAGACATCAAGCGATCCGAGAACCAACGACTGCACCACAGCGGCGCCCGCCGCCCGGTAGTCCTCGTCGCCATGCCCGGACGCCAGCCCCGCACCGGACTCGATCTCAACCTCCAGCCCCAACCCCACCAGCTGCTTCACCGTTTCCGGCGTTGCGGCCACACGTCGCTCACCGTCGAGCCTCTCGCGCGCTATGCCTGCTTTCACCCGCCACCCCTTTTCCGGAATTCTCCAGAACTCAGTTGGCATGAGTCTATGACCGCAAAGGTCCCGGCGGGAGTAGGGGCTGCGCTATGTGCATAAGTCAATTAGGGTCGGTAAGAGCTGGGGCAACCAGTCACCACACCGTCGACGAGCCGGTTCCGGCCGTGCCGTCGGAAAGGAACGCCGCAATGGACACTTTCAAAATCGGTTACTTCGTCGGAAGCCTGGCGAGCAATTCCATCAACCGGGTCCTCTCCAAGGCGCTCATCAGCGTCGCGCCTTCGGAGCTCGAGTTTCATGAGATCGCCATTAAGGACCTGCCTCTTTACAGCTCGGATTACGACGCCGATTTCCCGCCGGCGGGCCGGGAACTGAAGGATGCCATCGCCGCATCGGACGGCATCCTGTTTATCTCCCCTGAGTACAACCGCTCCATTCCGGGCGCGTTGAAGAACGCCATCGACTGGGGTTCGCGCCCATGGGGCACCAACTCATTCGCCAGGAAGCCCACGGGAATCATCGGCGCATCGCCAGGCGGCATTGGAACGGCGGTGATGCAGTCGTCCATGCGCAGCGTGTTGAGCTTCCTGGACGCGCCGCAGCTGAACGCACCTGAGGCTTACATCCGCTTCGTCGCAGACGCGTACGACGACGACGGGTCAGTTAAGGACGAGGGAACCGCGGCCTTGTTGCGGCATTACATGGAGGAATACAGCGCGTTCGTGCAGCGTGTCCTCGCAGCCAACGCCCCGGGCCACATCGGGGACCAGGAACCGGATTCCGCCAAGCTCACGCGGTAGAGGCCGGTGGGTGCGGGTTACGTCCCCCCGGTGGCTGCACCGGCGAAATCACCCACCACCACGGTTTAGTCAGTATCCTTACGAGTACGAGGATTCACGCCCCTAAACCTTGGAGGTATCGATGTTTCGAAGACTAGCCACCACTACCTTGGCCGTGGCCCTTTTCGCAGGGTCCATGCTCCCTGCAACGGTCGCAGCCAACGCGGCGCCAGCCGTCCAGGGCAGCGCGGTCCAAGGCAGCGCGGTCCAAGGCAATGTAGCCGCCACGACACCGACACCCACAGCGGATTCCACCAACCCCTCCGGCCCCTCGACGCAAACACCAACCAACCCGGCACCATCATCCGGGGCTCCCAGCTCGCCGAATCCGGCAGGTAGTGGGCCCGCCAATCCGGGGACGGGAGAATCGGGCCCCCAAGAGCAGACCCGCACCGACGCCACGCCATGGGTGCTGGCCGGAGTAGCCGCAGTCATCATCATCGCCTTGATTATCTGGACCGCGCGCAATCGGCGCGGGCGGGACAAGGGGATCAGCGACGAGCCGCGCTAGGCGACGGGCTACGCCTTGGGAGCGCCCGCCGCCAACCGGCCGATGATGCTGCTTTCCAGGTGCTCCAGCAGGTGCCGCGGATTGTCATAGACCTCTGCGGCACCTGCGTCACGCAGCTCCGCCTCACTGATTCCGCCGCAGGTCAAAGCAATCACGGGAACACCAATGGCCGCACCGGCCATGACGTCCCAGACTGCGTCGCCAACAAAAACTGCATCCTCCGGGCTGACGCCAAGCTTCTCCAGGCAGGCGATCAGGATGTCCGGCGCGGGCTTGCTCTCCTTGGCGTCGTTGGAGCTGGTCCACGCATC includes the following:
- a CDS encoding NAD(P) transhydrogenase subunit alpha, which produces MDGMSLLTITVLAVFVGFEVVSKVSSTLHTPLMSGANAIHGIILVGAIIVAGQAADPWVLAVALLAVVLATANLVGGFVVTDRMLEMFRGRQRPPSKVEPAGPGSAEAVTKERQQ
- a CDS encoding NADPH-dependent FMN reductase, whose translation is MDTFKIGYFVGSLASNSINRVLSKALISVAPSELEFHEIAIKDLPLYSSDYDADFPPAGRELKDAIAASDGILFISPEYNRSIPGALKNAIDWGSRPWGTNSFARKPTGIIGASPGGIGTAVMQSSMRSVLSFLDAPQLNAPEAYIRFVADAYDDDGSVKDEGTAALLRHYMEEYSAFVQRVLAANAPGHIGDQEPDSAKLTR
- a CDS encoding NAD(P)(+) transhydrogenase (Re/Si-specific) subunit beta — protein: MTLLNPTWTALLYLAAAACFILALKGLNSPKTARRGNLIGALGALLAVVTVFVSVKLDNVPWILGAIAVGSGVAAPVARRVQMTQMPQLVALFNGVGGGAAALVAMLELSHSDDPWVRLAIVFTLLVGAVSFAGSGVTFAKLQGLMTTRPVTFPGLPALMAVVLLAAVGAGVVVILNGSLALALVLLVLGLITGILLVLPVGGADVPIVISLLNAFTGLAVAASGLVLGNVLLLVAGTLVGASGIILTRAMAAAMGRSVAGIMFGAFKGGSTAGSTAVSERPVRSSSAEDVAVLLGYAQRVIIVPGYGLAVAQGQHTAAELALALEARGIDVDFAIHPVAGRMPGHMNVLLAEANVPYESLKEMGDINSEFKTADVALVVGANDVVNPAAKTTSGSPIYGMPILEVADARQVVFLKRSMRPGFAGIENELLYEPQTTLLFGDAKDSLTKVLGAVKGL
- the mscL gene encoding large conductance mechanosensitive channel protein MscL, producing the protein MFKGFKDFILRGNVIELAIAVVIGSAFTALVAAFTTNIINPVIAAAGGVNADGLGFRIWQDNPATFINIGAVLTALVTFVITAAVVYFIFVAPMNKINSLVKDRLSTEEPEEEPLPADTALLAEIRDLLKDAAAARSTARTSGLGSDLDSELDSDRTR
- a CDS encoding amino acid-binding protein; the protein is MKPNPSTSVTADLLCDVCGQLPEPHKARLTLANIAVMLPIELLVHAAVVGTTLPYVAKVLLLAVTATVLVIWVAEPSAAKVLRGWLHAPALRQRHRLHLAPALWRARTVLLDQPGSLQTVTQSLSKLGTNILSLHVHPVMRAGSLAPGHIGTVMDEFVLSAPGDVTEQELLKALADGGGCGSLVWPTTALAMADGQTKALTLATRIAGNPKELPHAVAELLSAKVVPSDPEHPAPETSAGVGPSPDVLKIPTAWNGPLVFSRPGEPFTPAESARAHRLAELAEILAHSPAAPERARC
- a CDS encoding Re/Si-specific NAD(P)(+) transhydrogenase subunit alpha; protein product: MKAGIARERLDGERRVAATPETVKQLVGLGLEVEIESGAGLASGHGDEDYRAAGAAVVQSLVLGSLDVYCHVRPMEPSTAGALRRGSVTVGLGSPSSELPTVRALAAGGITSFALELVPRISRAQSMDALTSQALVAGYRCVLEAAMRLPRFFPLYMTAAGTIPPAKVLVLGAGVAGLQAIGTAKRLGARVSANDIRPASADEVASMGGTFIKLDLETAEASGGYARELSADRGALQRALLAPHVAQADVLITTAAVPGRRAPLLVSREMVQGMRPGSVVVDLAAESGGNVEGSIPGQDIPVPTADGQGLVTLVGIKDPASAMPADASRLYAKNVANLLALMTKDGTVSPDFDDEVVAGTCLTHLGEVRHAPTAEALTALAGETAPVGTTRPGTEGVR